GCGTGGCGTCATTGCTGCTGGACGGCGAGGAAGTGGTCGGCGCGTACAAGGCCATGCGCGACGGCGTGGTGTTCACCACCAAGCGCATCATCGCAGTGAACGTGCAGGGGATTACCGGCAGCAAGAAGGACTTCACGTCGCTGCCGTACAAGAACATCGTGGCGTATTCGGTGGAAACGTCGGGGACGTTTGATTTAGACTCGGAGCTGGAGATTTACTTTTCTTCGTTGGGGAAGGTGAAGTTTGAGTTCACCGGCAAGACCTCGATTGTGGAAATATCCCGGTTGATTTCCAAGCACCTGCTGACTTGATCAGCGGGTGAAAAAAAGACCTCAGCGTCCCGAGGTCTTTTTACTGCCTACACGGTTTAAACGGATGTACCTCGATCAAAAGGTGAGAGCTGGCTTGCTCACAATTAAGCAAGAATTGCATTCTAAAACTACAACATTACTTCATAGGGCCCAAGCAGCTTACTGGTCTGCACTAGCCCCTGCCGCATCAACATCTCGAGATACCCTTCACCATTCATCGACGGCCTCGCTAGTGCGCGCCTTTGCTTCTGCACTGCAGCCAACACGGCCGCCTGATCCAAATCCCAAAGGTCCGAGATAAAATCGTCGGGATGCATCGGTTCTATGTCATAAGCCGCGAGCACATGCACTGGAAAGTCTTTCAAATTGAAAGTCACGATGACTTCCGCCTTACTCCGGATCGCCGCCGCCAGTACGTGACGATCATCCGGGTCAGGCAAATCCAAGCTTGAACACAAGTCTCCGTAACCCGTCACCAACGCATCCGGTATAGCCTTGTCCATCAACGCCGAAATTTTATCTACTTGGTCGGTAGTGACATCAGGTCGGTTTTTGAGGACGTTACGCTTCCACTCCCCATGAATCTGTCGGGTCCACCGCGCCCGGTACAGCCCGGATAAACCAAGCCACATCAACAAATCCCTGAGAGCCGCGGGGTAGAGAACACAGGCGTCGTAAACCGCAGTGAACGGCGAACACCTCATTCGTCGTACCCCAATCCCAACTCCCGGGTCTGCCGCACCAACTCCTCCATCGCCTCTTGGCTTTCTGCATCGCGCTGCTGCTTGAACGCCATCAAATCCGAAAACCGAATACGTCGATGACGCCCCGTCTTCGTAAAAGGAATGGCGCCTTCTTCCAGCATTTTGACCAAATGCGGGCGTGAAACGTTAAGCAGGTCGGCAGCTTCCTGGGAAGTTAATTCAGCATGGACGGGGACAACTTTGACGGCATTGCCCAGCGCCAGCTCACCCAAAATATCGACCAGCAGGCGCAGCGCGGATGTGGGGAGCACGAGAGTGTGGGGCTTGTCTTCTTTGTCGAAAATGTCGATGCGTTGGGTTTCGAATTTGGTCGATAGCAACGAGGCCAGTTCGCGTTGGCCTTGCACGGCGGCTTCGACTTCCTTTTCCAGCGGAGGAATTGTTTTAGGGAGGTGATGGGTGATCATGGTGCTGCCTCGTCGTCACGTAGTTCAATTGAGCTCAACCTAAACGAAACAAACGAAAATCGCAATATTCGAAACCAACTGGTGATCCTGTTTACTTTTCCCACACTCACAGTCGAACAATGCCAATTCCAGCCCCCTGATCGCCCCCCGTAGGCTCACTTCCTCGCACAAGGAAGTGAGCCAGTCATGTCAGAACGCTTTTACCCCCTTACCGAAGAAGAACAACGCAGGCAACGAATCCTGACGCCGCAACCGTCGTGCGTGCCCTATTCGCCAGCGATTGATTTATCCGAGCCCTCCCCTGCCCCGGCACCCACGCCAGCCAAACCTCCCGGTTGCGTCTTCATCAAGCCCTGCCAACTGCCGGACGGTTTCACCCGGTACGCAGACCCCACCGGTTATGTCCCGATGGAGCTGGTCAAGGAGTACGCCCATTTCAGCCTGTTGGGTGGGCGCGAGGTGGACGGACGAGGCGCGGTGGCGTTGCGCAAGATCGGCGGCAGCGCATTGCCCGCGGGCTTGGGGCAGTTGGCGTTGCGTTCAGCAGTGTGGGAGTCGGCGGCGACTGCCGTCGGGTCTGTCGCCGGTGGCCTGTTGACCGGTTTGGTGGCGCTGGCCTGGCCGTCCGAGTTGGGTGACAGCGCGCTCTACAGTGAGGAGCAGTTGCGCTCGATGGCGCGGGCGCGGTCACAGATGCGTTTGCATATCGAACAACGCGAGGACGGTACGCTCAAGGGCTATGGGTTTTATACCGGCAATCATCCGACCTGGCAGATGATTGATGTGGTGCAGTTCCAACGCCGTGGCGAGCAGTTTGTGGCGGATTTGGGTGAGGGTGTCGAGCTGATCTGGACGCCTGCCGTTGATCCGCAGGACACGCTGGGTATTCCGGCATTGGAGGCTGCACCGCAAGCGCCGGTCATCTGGATTTACCCGCCGACGGAGAAAGCCGCGCAGATTCTGGTGAACCCGGTGTATCCGCCGGAGTATCGGGATTTTATTCTGGTGTTCCCGGTGGAGGCGGGGGTTCGGTCATTGTATCTGGTGGTTAACAAGCCAAGGAAAGGGCTAAGAAACCCAGACCATGATTACTTCCCTGCCCCCGAAACCGAAGACATAACAGGCTTCCCTGGTCTTATTGCCCAAAAGCCTGTGACACGAAGAAAAAACGGAGCGGGCTTACGTGAACGATGGATAGACGCAAAAGGACGAAAAATTTTTGAATGGGATGCCAAGAAAGGCGAACTGGAAGTCTATCGAAACAGTGATTTGGAACACCTCGGCGCATTTGACCCTTACACCGCCGAACGTCGAGGACCGGCGGATCCAAAACGCCGAATTTACAGATAAAGAGGAACGCGGAAAATGGTAATGAAAATCAGATTGCGGTGGTACGAAAAACACAGCAATGACTTGAAGGCAGATGAGTATTCAGTGGATATCGAGGACTCGGACAGTGTTTTTGAAGCGTTGGGTTTAGGCGGGGAAACCGCGATATATGCCGATGTATTCGACATGCTGCCTGACTGGACAATGATTATTCAGCCGTATTTCCAGCACATGATTGAACCCGACCGCCTCGACTACCAGATTTCCTTCCGTTACCAAGGCGCGTGGCCACCTCCTCCAAAGCAACCTAAGACGAGGACCTGATGCAATGAGACCTACACAGCAAAAGCCTCTCCTCTATCGCTCCGTCAACACCCGAACCCACGGCGTTCACCACGGGAGTTGCAGCGCTTACCGGTACGAACGACACAGCAAAAAGAAAAAGCGCGCCCTATCTACCCGAGGCTCAATGCACAGTCATCAACGGCACGGTTTTGATTACACACCGCTATTCCGATTCCTCCTCTCCAAAGTCGGCCACCCATGGAGCAAGGTCTTCAGCGAAGCCACCGCCCGCCTGGATCGTCCGGACCCGGTGTTCTGGATGGTTGCGCTGCATGAAAGCGACAAGCAGGAATACGTGAGGACGGATGAGAATACCTACTACAGCGGCTTGTGGGTGGACGAGGCTGGCCTGCTGCAGAAGGTCAACCCGCAGCTGACGCCCGAGCACATGAAATCGTTCTGCGACTGCTGCACCCATACCTTCAACGGCTTAGTATTCGCACAGGCTCTACCGCGCGAACGGTGGGCAATGCCCACCGTCCAATCAACTGCGCTCGACCCTCCTTCTTCCCTTCAACCAACACCCGATTCGCCGGATCCGTAATATCAAACACCTGCTGCGAACACGCCGAATTAGTGCCTTTGAACTGAAACTCCACCAGATACACCTTCGCCTTCTCCGGGCTGAGCGTACTCATTACCGGCCCGCAGCTGTAGTAGGCGCCATTGCCCTGGCTACGCGCCGAGCTGGATGCGGTGAGTTTCTTCCTTGAACAGGCTTGGCGATGAGTCGCGTTGGTCGGACTGGCAGGCGCACAGGATGAGGGTGATGAGAGAGAGCAGCGCAATTCGCTTCACAGGGAATGTCCTTATCGGTGTGAGGGACTGATGCCTTGACCTGCGATTAAACAGGGTTATTTCGGCTGAAACGTCTCAAGATACGCCAATATGTTTTCAATCTTCTGCTGATCACTGATCCCCCAGAAGATCATCCGCGTGCCGCTTACCACCTTCTTCGGCGCTTCAATGTAGGCGGCCAGTTTGTCGCGGGTCCAGACCACACCAGAGTTTTTCATCGCGTCGGAATACTGGTAATCCGTGGTAGTCCCCGCGGGCCGGCCGATGATGCCGTTGAGCTGCGGCCCGAAACCACCGCGCGCATCTTCGCCGACACTGTGGCAGCCACCGCAGGCCTTGGTGAAGAGCTTGGCGCCCGCCTCGGCATCGCCGGCGGCAAAGGCCGCGTGGGTGTTGAACATCAGGGCGAGGGTGAACAAGGCGTACTTCATGGTTGACTCCACATCGGCTGTTACGGGCAATTATGCCTGTTTGTCGGGAGCACATGCCCATTCAGATCATCGCTTCGGTCCAGGCGGTGACCACGGCGCACCACGCGTCAAACGCGCAACCTAGACGCCCTGAAGCGACCACCCATCGCCCCGCGCAGATTCTATCGAACCTATCCCGCCGCGCCCCACTCCACCTTAGTGTATTCCCCTGATGGAGAAGTAAGGATCATGGCTCAGCCATCGATTTTAGTACTGGAAGATGACGAGATCATTCGCGCATTAATGGTGGACGTATTGGAGGATTTCGGTGCGGTAGTGACGTCTTTTCCTTCGGCGGATGAGGGGATGATTTACCTGGAACGCGAGGATGACCCTGTCGACCTGATTGTCAGCGATATTCAAATGCCGGGTTTACTCAATGGCTATGACTTAAGCCGAGTGGTCGCCCACCGCTGGCCATCGGTGCGGGTGTTGTTGACTTCCGGGAATACCAAAATGGCCGAGCAGTTGGGTGGCTCCGTACGGTTCCTGCCCAAACCCTGGAGCACCGAGCATTTAATCGAGTGCGTGCAGATGGCGCTCGCCCAGCAAGGCTTGCCCCTGCATTGATAGCGTCGCGACATCACTTGCAGCGAACTTCGCGACGGGCCCGGTGGTCCATTGATGACGCAAGGAGCGACATTTCTGATCCGCTAGTCAGCCTTTTCGCCTTGTGCGTCTAGTTACCGACTACGAGTTGTGTAGAATCGTCGCCCATTTGCGCGCGTCATTCATGGCCGAGAGGCCCACAGTTCGAGCTTACTGAATGCATTCTCAGGCCCATGACGTCGATGCGCCCTCCCTGCTGGAAGCGTTGCGCACAGGCACGGCCCTGCTGCATACCGCGCTGGAGCAGCGCCTGCCGTTTTTCTCCGAGCGTTTTGATGCCGACTGGTATCGGCGCCTGCTCCAGGCGTATTTCGGCTTTTATCAGCCCATGGAAGCGGCACTTTACGGCAGCGCCTTGATTCCTGAAGGCTTCAACACAACGTTGCGTGTGAAAACACCGACACTGCTGAGTGATCTCTACGCCTTGGGCCTGGATGATCACGCCATCGACACCCTGCCCCGTTGCACGCAACTCCCGACGTTCGACACCCATGCCGCCTGCCTCGGTGCCCTGTATGTCCTGGAGGGCGCGACCTTGGGTGGTCAGGTGCTTCGCCGTGAAATGGCTCAGCGTCTGCATGTGAATGCCGACAACGGCGGTGCATTTCTCAATATCTACGGGGTGGAGACCGGGCGGCGC
Above is a genomic segment from Pseudomonas azadiae containing:
- a CDS encoding colicin E3-like toxin immunity protein; translation: MVMKIRLRWYEKHSNDLKADEYSVDIEDSDSVFEALGLGGETAIYADVFDMLPDWTMIIQPYFQHMIEPDRLDYQISFRYQGAWPPPPKQPKTRT
- a CDS encoding c-type cytochrome; the protein is MKYALFTLALMFNTHAAFAAGDAEAGAKLFTKACGGCHSVGEDARGGFGPQLNGIIGRPAGTTTDYQYSDAMKNSGVVWTRDKLAAYIEAPKKVVSGTRMIFWGISDQQKIENILAYLETFQPK
- a CDS encoding PIN domain-containing protein gives rise to the protein MRCSPFTAVYDACVLYPAALRDLLMWLGLSGLYRARWTRQIHGEWKRNVLKNRPDVTTDQVDKISALMDKAIPDALVTGYGDLCSSLDLPDPDDRHVLAAAIRSKAEVIVTFNLKDFPVHVLAAYDIEPMHPDDFISDLWDLDQAAVLAAVQKQRRALARPSMNGEGYLEMLMRQGLVQTSKLLGPYEVML
- a CDS encoding S-type pyocin domain-containing protein: MSERFYPLTEEEQRRQRILTPQPSCVPYSPAIDLSEPSPAPAPTPAKPPGCVFIKPCQLPDGFTRYADPTGYVPMELVKEYAHFSLLGGREVDGRGAVALRKIGGSALPAGLGQLALRSAVWESAATAVGSVAGGLLTGLVALAWPSELGDSALYSEEQLRSMARARSQMRLHIEQREDGTLKGYGFYTGNHPTWQMIDVVQFQRRGEQFVADLGEGVELIWTPAVDPQDTLGIPALEAAPQAPVIWIYPPTEKAAQILVNPVYPPEYRDFILVFPVEAGVRSLYLVVNKPRKGLRNPDHDYFPAPETEDITGFPGLIAQKPVTRRKNGAGLRERWIDAKGRKIFEWDAKKGELEVYRNSDLEHLGAFDPYTAERRGPADPKRRIYR
- a CDS encoding PH domain-containing protein, which translates into the protein MIDFNNKGFFKLKQNNEYAERVASLLLDGEEVVGAYKAMRDGVVFTTKRIIAVNVQGITGSKKDFTSLPYKNIVAYSVETSGTFDLDSELEIYFSSLGKVKFEFTGKTSIVEISRLISKHLLT
- a CDS encoding helix-turn-helix domain-containing protein, with translation MITHHLPKTIPPLEKEVEAAVQGQRELASLLSTKFETQRIDIFDKEDKPHTLVLPTSALRLLVDILGELALGNAVKVVPVHAELTSQEAADLLNVSRPHLVKMLEEGAIPFTKTGRHRRIRFSDLMAFKQQRDAESQEAMEELVRQTRELGLGYDE
- a CDS encoding biliverdin-producing heme oxygenase, encoding MHSQAHDVDAPSLLEALRTGTALLHTALEQRLPFFSERFDADWYRRLLQAYFGFYQPMEAALYGSALIPEGFNTTLRVKTPTLLSDLYALGLDDHAIDTLPRCTQLPTFDTHAACLGALYVLEGATLGGQVLRREMAQRLHVNADNGGAFLNIYGVETGRRWKDFLDYLGDQTLDAHAKQRAVDAARSTFSCFEQWLDSQEVLL
- a CDS encoding response regulator, translated to MAQPSILVLEDDEIIRALMVDVLEDFGAVVTSFPSADEGMIYLEREDDPVDLIVSDIQMPGLLNGYDLSRVVAHRWPSVRVLLTSGNTKMAEQLGGSVRFLPKPWSTEHLIECVQMALAQQGLPLH